CAGAGGCTGCGAGGAGCTCTGGATCGAAAAGTGGGCTCTCCAATCCTGGCGCTTGCCAGGGAGAACTCTTTGACGCTCGGGATAGCTTGGTGCCAACATGGCAAGACGAAGATCCTGACGGGAAGCGTCCTAGATTGCTCGGCTCCATCGCTGATGAGGCAGCCACGCCGTCGGCGTCCTCGAGCCCAACCATGACACGGATCACACCAACAAAACAAACTTTGGATAGTATTGGATTTTAGATCAGATATTGGGATTTGGAGAAGAGATGTTAGGTAAAAGGAAGGGGTTTTGGAAAAAACAAAAGATGTGTGAATCCGCTGGCTCGTAGAGCCGTCCGGGTGGAGAACCAAGAAGCCGTGCACCTCCAAAGCCCGTGGAGGAGCCGAAAGCCAGGCGGGCGGGCGGCTAGCCCGAAGCAATCCCAGTGACCTCTCCCCCTGCCCCACGCAAGGCATCCCACCTCCCGCTCAAAAATCCCCCTTCCCCTCCTCTCCCCCGCATGAGCCCGggcacccgccgccgccgtccgcagCCATGGGAGCCCAGCAGAGCGTCAATGCCGGCAAAGGTCGGTGCCCCTCCTCCTACCCTCGCCGCCCGGCTCCGTTGACGGGGCTGTCTGTGGTTGTTGAATTGCCGCCTGCGTCGCTCACGTGTTTGTGGGAATGCCGCAGCCAAGGTGGATGTGCACGTCGACCTCACCCACATGCTCTGCGAGGCGCTCCTGCTGCCGCCCCTGAGGTGCTCGCTCTTTTGCCTCCCTCGCTCGCCCGCCCGATTCCTACTCTGATTTTGGGGCCTCGCGCGCGCGCGCACCTGCTGATTCCTTGGTTTTTTGTTTTTTCAGTAGCTCCAGCGCCAACATCTCGCAGATCGTCGGGAGGTACGCGTGTTTGTTGTTCTCGTTCCGCCCCTGAATTTCATTTCACATACGCGTATCTCTGTGCCTCTCTGCCTGTATCTCTGTGCGCACGCGTTGGTGTAGTTCACACACGCGTTCCAGAATTCCCTCAACACATATACGGCCCATCTATTGCGTCTCTAGTAGTATCGTCTATGTGACTCTGTGTCTACGAGTGCTTCGGTGTGTCACACACTGTCGCACATTAATATTCGGTCATTCAGGGATCATGCGTGCCTAGGTTCATGTGCCTTCCTGCCAGCATGTGTGTCCAGGTCTAGGAATGATCATTGTTTGAGCTTTGCACCATTTTTTTGCTGCGAGTTCTGAAGTTTGCTCTGCAGGATCTCCCTCAAACATCCAAGCCTATTTGGGAGGAGCGAGAAGTTGGACGTCATACTGGATAAGGGTATCAATGACTCTAGTGTTGTTGTTGCCTTTAGACGCCCAAGGCCCGAATGGTTATCGCAGCAGTCATTTGTCATTCAGGTTGGCATTATGTTAATTGTATTTTCATGTCTTGTTGGGATTTTTGCGTGAAATTGAATATAAATGCTGCAGTGCTATAGCAAACACACTACAATGTCTCCATGCCTTTTTTCCTTACCTTTTTCCTTATGGAGCATTGATGTATAGATACaccaagcaatggacgtgtcttcATCTTCAGCCTTAGTTCTGACTAGCTGACTCGATCTTGTTGGACTTCATCAATCCATCTGTGGTTGGGGATATTTGTTGCATGCGACTGATCCGAGGTACCCACCATGGCATGCCCGAGCTCTGGCTCCGCCAGAGGTTGAACCTGTAATGGAAGCAATACGCAGAGTCATACTAACTGGAGGAATTAATGGTTCTATATTTTGCGAGGTAGTTGTTTTGATGACTACATTATCTATCCTAGAATGGTTTTGCCATCATGAGATCATCCCATGATTATTGGTGTTGATGGGAGCCTGGGAGGAACCCTCATTTTGTGTTAACCTTGTGCTTGTGAGGGACGAGGTGGCGAATGACCAATCCACTACATTCTTCAAACCGAACAAGTAGATTAAGTAGTAGATTGGATGGTCCGTTCACTGTTGGTTCCTCAAACCAAAACCCTGTTAATGGGTTTGTGCTATACACTTAGCTTGATCGTGGTCATATTACTTCCATTATGAATGTTTAGCTATCATGAAAGTTAATTGAATTATTTTGATAGAATATGTAAGTATGTGCATGTGAAAAGTGGTTAGGAGTTCTAAGTTGTCTTTTCTGTTGACACCTTTTCTTTTGCCTTCTGGTTTGAGCAATCAGCACTCGATGTCACCAGAAATTGCTGTTCATGGTTTTCCGGCTGACAACTTCACGCGGTCAGGGAGCAGAGGGGTAAATCTAAGCCGGTTGTCACTTGGTGTGGAGCTTAATGAACCAACAACTTCAAACTGGACTTCTGGAACCAGTGTTAAGTTTGAGGTGAGCATCTAGTCAAATCCAGTTGTTTGCATCATTTTCATTTTGTACAACTTCTCTTTATCAGTTGTACTTCCCCTCCAGCATATCCGTCCTGTTAATAATGATGGGCGCTCCATAGCCAGGGACCATGATGGCTTTCCCCTAACATGCAGGTGATAACTATACTTTTTTAGATTTGCACTTTGGTGTAGTAAAAAGAAGTTCCGTCGATTAATGTTCTTTTATGATGCAGTGGTAATCTCCATGACAATATGATTATCTTGAAGCAAGAGTCTGGTTATGCAGATATTA
This Lolium perenne isolate Kyuss_39 chromosome 1, Kyuss_2.0, whole genome shotgun sequence DNA region includes the following protein-coding sequences:
- the LOC127327239 gene encoding outer envelope protein 39, chloroplastic, producing the protein MGAQQSVNAGKAKVDVHVDLTHMLCEALLLPPLSSSSANISQIVGRISLKHPSLFGRSEKLDVILDKGINDSSVVVAFRRPRPEWLSQQSFVIQHSMSPEIAVHGFPADNFTRSGSRGVNLSRLSLGVELNEPTTSNWTSGTSVKFEHIRPVNNDGRSIARDHDGFPLTCSGNLHDNMIILKQESGYADIKDNSFLRVNFQMEQGLPLVPKSLTFNRVKCAVSKGIKLGPTFLVTSLTGGSIVGDMAPYQAFAIGGLGSVRGYGEGAVGSGRLCLVGNCEYTVPLAKHLEGSLFMDCGSDLGSARHVPGNPALRQGKPGFGVGFGYGVHFNTDLGQIRVDYAMNAFSRKTFYFSINSGSGT